Proteins encoded by one window of Lathyrus oleraceus cultivar Zhongwan6 chromosome 1, CAAS_Psat_ZW6_1.0, whole genome shotgun sequence:
- the LOC127115689 gene encoding putative pentatricopeptide repeat-containing protein At1g12700, mitochondrial has translation MELSRVTPDFVTHNIIINSLSQLGHITFAFSVLGKILKRGYLPDVITLTAFIKGFCLKGELHKALQFHDKVVAHGFHFDQVSYGTLINGLCKLGETTAALQLLRRVDGKLGQPDVVMYTTIIDSMCKDKLVNNACDLYSEMVAKRISPNVFTFSILVDAFFKEGKVKEAQNVLAMMIKKDIKLNVVTYNSLMNAYCHANEVSKANDIFNIMSKRGVIANVWSYNTMIVGFCKVKMVDEAINLFKEMHCRTIIPDTITYTSLIDGLCKSRKISHAWEIVNEMHDRGQPPDIITYNCLLDALCKNHDVDKAIALFKEFKDKSVCTYTILIDGLCKGGRLKDAQKVFEELLVKGYNLDVYIYTVMIQGFCNNGLFDEALTMLSKMIDNGCSPDARTYEIIILSLFENDENDKAEKLLLEMIMRGLL, from the coding sequence ATGGAATTGAGTAGAGTTACTCCTGATTTTGTAACTCacaacatcatcatcaattcTCTCTCTCAATTAGGTCATATTACTTTTGCTTTTTCTGTTTTGGGGAAGATTCTCAAGAGGGGTTATCTCCCAGATGTTATAACCTTGACTGCATTCATCAAGGGTTTCTGTCTCAAAGGTGAACTTCATAAAGCATTGCAATTTCATGACAAGGTGGTAGCTCACGGATTTCATTTCGACCAAGTTAGCTATGGGACATTGATCAATGGTTTATGTAAACTTGGAGAAACAACTGCAGCACTACAGTTGCTCAGACGAGTTGATGGAAAGTTGGGTCAACCTGATGTGGTAATGTACACTACGATTATTGACAGCATGTGCAAAGATAAACTTGTTAACAATGCATGTGATTTATATTCTGAAATGGTTGCTAAGAGAATTTCTCCTAATGTTTTCACTTTTAGTATATTGGTTGATGCTTTTTTTAAGGAAGGAAAGGTGAAAGAAGCACAAAATGTGTTAGCTATGATGATTAAAAAAGACATTAAACTTAATGTTGTTACGTATAACTCTTTAATGAATGCATATTGTCATGCAAATGAAGTGAGCAAGGCCAATGATATATTCAACATTATGTCCAAAAGGGGAGTGATTGCTAATGTTTGGAGCTACAATACCATGATCGTTGGATTTTGTAAGGTTAAAATGGTGGATGAAGCTATTAATCTCTTCAAAGAAATGCATTGCAGAACAATCATACCAGATACCATAACTTACACATCCCTTATTGATGGTTTGTGCAAATCGAGGAAAATCTCACATGCTTGGGAGATTGTCAACGAGATGCATGATAGAGGTCAACCCCCGGATATAATTACTTATAATTGTTTATTAGATGCTTTGTGCAAAAATCATGATGTTGATAAGGCAATTGCTTTATTTAAAGAATTTAAAGACAAAAGTGTGTGCACATACACTATTCTTATCGATGGATTGTGTAAAGGTGGAAGACTAAAGGACGCGCAAAAGGTTTTTGAAGAACTTTTGGTCAAGGGTTACAATCTTGATGTCTATATATATACTGTTATGATCCAAGGATTTTGTAACAATGGCTTGTTTGATGAAGCGTTGACTATGCTGTCAAAAATGATAGACAATGGTTGCAGTCCGGATGCTCGTACTTATGAAATCATTATTCTTTCCCTATttgaaaatgatgaaaatgataaAGCTGAGAAACTTCTTCTTGAAATGATTATGAGAGGTCTACTATGA